A genome region from Pyrenophora tritici-repentis strain M4 chromosome 9, whole genome shotgun sequence includes the following:
- a CDS encoding Dimer-Tnp-hAT domain containing protein translates to MPLRNLKRAAEGTPGPHGPHKRAKTAKGSASQPILMDDSQPELSIRTSPRKALAAAASQATEDAPFESQLRDAIPEATIQPPAEGSRAATEATSEAIEGGDDTGFDDEFTDNFDGIDWKRLPRFTKPLRTLKRNKSWVYQYGYRVASLREPHRTFFVCKYCHHRKIFCAYPEVTKSTSNAINHLAQKLLGHGYDRKGKLDSITLPRGQTTLKMMTEGGVDVPQGVANELGNFDVQRFRYAAVTWLVDNNHPLREFETPAFRQMIEFANPEAADALWVSHNSVASFVMRLYRYMEPQVVQMLSSAISKIHISFDGWTTKGGKRGFFGVVAHFADADGTIRDLPIALPQLTGAHTGERIAEVVGNIIDVFGITRSQLGYFVLDNAYANDTAVTKLAQRFEFTASHHRLRCGPHTLNLVGQMIIFGFDKDAYDNDQDEHKTEAAYLQEWRQQGPLGVLIDIINYIQTPQQHDLFADCQRRVNAKAPDQKQEILEPVKPVVTRWNSFHDTFVRAAKLHNAVDEYAQSHIERTMGADAYARSRNNKLTKVPAWMRSNGLTADDWAVITQYISVLEPLKEATKRLEARGKAGRFGAIYEVIPVFEAVLAVYEQLLKNHESVDYNANSAPEDHLPINLRAAWAKLNAYYTKLDESPAYFAATCLHPYYKNYCENSWRDKPSWLEANNAGLKQLWAFYKPQIQRQSRPPVRLSSGINDAINALVNAEPYGIVEVTEMDELERWRRFELRWTQEQFEQGSNPVSYWISLRPKYPNLARMAIDILTIPASSCECERLFSELGDLLEPRRRKIGSQLLAAIQCIRSWRDAGFKPPSDYNSGDVTDAEVAAIYEICKWDSEA, encoded by the coding sequence ATGCCGCTTCGTAACCTAAAACGCGCCGCCGAGGGCACCCCCGGCCCCCACGGCCCCCACAAGCGCGCCAAAACAGCTAAAGGCAGTGCATCGCAGCCTATCCTGATGGACGATTCGCAGCCTGAGCTGTCTATCCGCACCTCGCCACGTAAAGccctagctgctgcagcaaGCCAGGCCACCGAAGACGCGCCGTTCGAGTCGCAGTTGCGCGACGCTATACCAGAAGCTACTATACAACCGCCGGCCGAGGGTAGTAGGGCTGCTACGGAGGCTACAAGTGAGGCTATCGAAGGCGGGGATGATACTGGCTTTGATGACGAGTTTACGgacaactttgacggcattgatTGGAAGCGTTTACCGCGTTTTACGAAGCCGCTGCGTACGTTGAAGCGCAACAAAAGTTGGGTATATCAGTACGGTTACCGCGTTGCCTCTCTCCGTGAGCCTCATCGTACGTTCTTTGtttgcaaatactgccatcATCGTAAGATCTTTTGCGCCTATCCAGAGGTTACAAAGTCGACCAGTAACGCTATCAACCACCTCGCGCAGAAGCTACTTGGCCACGGCTACGATCGCAAGGGCAAACTGGATTCGATTACACTACCGCGAGGCCAAACGACGCTTAAGATGATGACCGAGGGCGGTGTCGATGTACCTCAAGGCGTCGCTAACGAGCTcggaaacttcgacgtacagcGCTTTCGATACGCCGCTGTTACGTGGCTTGTCGACAATAACCACCCTCTCCGCGAGTTCGAAACGCCTGCGTTTAGGCAGATGATAGAGTTTGCCAACCCGGAGGCAGCTGACGCGCTGTGGGTAAGTCACAACAGTGTAGCTAGCTTCGTGATGAGGCTGTATCGCTATATGGAGCCGCAGGTTGTTCAGATGCTCTCGTCGGCTATTAGTAAaatccatataagcttcgatggctggacgacaaaaggcggcaagcgcggcttctttggagttgTTGCTCATTTTGCTGACGCCGACGGCACTATCAGGGACCTACCTAtcgcgctgcctcagcttacgggcgcccacacgggcgagaggatagctgAAGTTGTTGGCAATATAATCGATGTCTTCGGTATAACACGTAGCCAGcttgggtactttgtgctcgacaACGCGTACGCTAACGACACCGCCGTCACCAAACTCGCCCAACGCTTTGAATTTACAGCAAGCCAtcaccgcctccgctgcggccctcacacacTTAACTTAGTCGGACAGATGATTATCTTCGGCTTTGATAAGGACGCGTACGATAATGATCAGGACGAGCACAAAACAGAGGCAGCCTACCTACAAGAATGGCGGCAGCAAGGTCCGCTTGGTGTACTaatcgatatcatcaacTACATCCAAACACCGCAACAACACGATCTTTTTGCCGATTGCCAGCGCCGTGTTAACGCTAAGGCTCCCGACCAAAAGCAGGAAATACTCGAGCCGGTAAAGCCAGTCGTCACGCGCTGGAACAGCTTTCACGACACCTTTGTACGCGCCGCAAAACTCCATAACGCCGTTGATGAGTACGCCCAAAGCCACATCGAAAGGACGATGGGCGCCGACGCGTACGCGCGTAGCCGTAACAATAAGCTCACTAAAGTACCAGCTTGGATGAGATCTAATGGGCTTACGGCTGACGATTGGGCGGTAATAACCCAGTATATATCAGTGTTGGAGCCGCTAAAGGAGGCgacaaaacggcttgaagctCGCGGTAAAGCTGGCCGTTTCGGCGCGATATACGAGGTTATACCTGTCTTCGAAGCTGTACTTGCCGTGTACGAGCAGCTACTTAAAAACCACGAAAGCGTCGACTATAATGCCAATAGCGCGCCAGAAGATCACCTTCCTATCAACCTACGCGCAGCTTGGGCAAAGCTTAACGCGTATTACACTAAGCTCGACGAATCACCCGCATACTTTGCcgctacctgcctccacccatactacaagaactactgtgagaacagctggcgcgacaaaccgaGCTGGCTTGAGGCAAACAACGCTGGGTTGAAACAACTTTGGGCGTTCTATAAGCCGCAAATACAGCGCCAAAGTCGCCCACCAGTGCGGCTCTCAAGCGGTATCAacgacgccatcaacgcgcTCGTTAATGCGGAGCCTTATGGCATTGTTGAGGTGACAGAGATGGATGAGCTGGAGCGTTGGCGACGGTTTGAACTCCGctggacgcaggagcagttcGAACAAGGTAGTAATCCTGTTAGCTATTGGATAAGCCTACGCCCAAAGTATCCTAACCTAGCGCGTATGGCGATCGATATATTAACAATACCAGCCTCAAGTTGTGAGTGCGAGCGGCTGTTCAGCGAGCTCGGTGATTTATTAGAGCCAAGGCGACGCAAAATTGGGTCACAACTGCTTGCAGCAATACAGTGTATACGAAGCTGGCGCGACGCTGGCTTTAAGCCTCCATCTGATTACAACTCAGGCGATGTAACTGACGCTGAGGTAGCTGCAATATACGAAATATGCAAGTGGGACAGCGAAGCTTAG
- a CDS encoding peptidase — MFVKYLVSVLLVSVVAARRPESVVPLSHIVEFEPGANREAILSDVRTKVTREFNSELLQGVTLQFANEAHEKAQLARLSSISSVKNIWSNKIVPPSDSRVTWTGPPGSADIQSNQATKRFSKNEKYSPHVMTQIDKLHAKNITGKDVKIAIIDSGIDYTLDALGGCLGHNCLVAGGYDFVGDKFNADGDSVPVPDNDPMDNCNGHGTHIAGIISARKNKYGFIGVAPGAKLYAYRVFGCNGTVSDDVLVSALLRAHADGANIITLSLGSPGGWSEWGTPVVLSRMVEQGIVVTAAAGNDANNGLFSQGDVASGNNVASIASFVNTIEPWLQSRSRYAIDHGQEQDFVYALAIPQNWGGVKLPLWTPSFDTSSVNMGCDPFPDNTPDLSGKIVLMRRGDCKSTRFLDKAKNAAAKGAKYLMFYNDVPGAIFLDLSEVQNISSVGMVEPGVGEQWTRDLAAGKTITLHMSDPRAGPINLAETPNTWNGGAVSDFSSWGPTYDLDFKPQFGAPGENILSTYPTALGSYASMSGTSMSCPMAAGIYALLIEARGTSDPLVLRNFLAATSKPALFNRNKILGSSLAPVAQQGAGLLQAYDAAYVVTALSEPSLAFNDTARLVDKHFTISNTGHKAITYQLDVVNAATAYTFSTTTSPDPFPKTAKVDDAHATVHLSTYKTTVPAGGKCSVTVKVTPPLAHAANLPVYGGYIRLNASNGERLSLPYQGVAADMSSLVVLNSTVSLKRSLPSNENVPISPNNSTFVLTRHVNDTSNDNDEAPFLTYQLNFGSPLVHVEIISVGNHSCNLGDVKYYPIDHYERTESTLLWFGQLKDNSSVPAGTYKMRVRAMHLFTTPKDNKYDIVDTVPFTIKYR, encoded by the exons ATGTTTGTCAAATACTTGGTATCCGTTCTCCTTGTCAGTGTTGTGGCAGCAAGGAGACCCGAATCGGTCGTTCCATTATCCCACATTGTCGAATTCGAGCCCGGCGCC AACCGTGAAGCAATCCTAAGTGATGTCCGAACTAAGGTCACAAGGGAATTCAACTCTGAGTTGTTACAAGGAGTCACTCTTCAATTCGCCAACGAGGCTCATGAAAAGGCACAGCTAGCTCGACTCTCGTCCATATCTTCTGTCAAGAATATTTGGTCAAACAAGATAGTTCCTCCATCTGACAGCAGAGTTACATGGACAGGGCCACCAGGCTCGGCAGACATTCAGTCCAACCAGGCGACTAAGCGGTTTAGCAAGAATGAAAAGTATTCGCCCCATGTCATGACACAAATCGACAAGCTGCACGCCAAGAACATCACCGGAAAAGATGTGAAGATTGCTATCATAGACAGTGGT ATCGATTACACGCTCGATGCTCTTGGTGGATGCTTAGGCCACAACTGCTTGGTCGCTGGAGGATACGACTTTGTTGGTGACAAGTTCAACGCAGATGGAGATAGTGTTCCCGTCCCCGACAATGACCCTATGGACAACTGTAAC GGACACGGAACTCACATTGCTGGCATTATTTCTGCCCGGAAAAACAAATATGGCTTTATTGGAGTTGCTCCT GGTGCTAAACTATATGCTTACCGCGTGTTTGGTTGCAACGGGACAGTTTCAGATGATGTCCTTGTGTCTGCTCTCCTGCGGGCCCATGCTGATGGAGCAAACATCATCACTCTCTCACTCGGATCACCTGGTGGTTGGAGCGAATGGGGAACGCCTGTCGTTCTCTCTCGCATGGTAGAGCAGGGCATCGTCGTCACAGCTGCCGCCGGCAACGATGCTAACAATGGATTATTTTCCCAAGGCGACGTGGCCAGTGGTAATAATGTTGCTTCTATTGCTTCGTTTGTCAACACTATCGAGCCTTGGCTGCAGTCCCGCTCTCGGTACGCCATCGACCACGGCCAAGAACAGGATTTTGTGTACGCACTCGCCATTCCTCAAAATTGGGGAGGCGTCAAGCTGCCTCTGTGGACTCCATCTTTCGACACTAGTTCAGTTAATATGGGATGCGATCCGTTTCCAGATAATACGCCCGATTTGTCTGGAAAAATTGTGCTGATGCGGCGTGGCGATTGTAAATCCACTCGCTTCCTTGATAAGGCAAAGAACGCTGCTGCCAAGGGTGCCAAGTACCTCATGTTCTATAACGACGTACCAGGAGCAATTTTCCTTGACCTCAGTGAAGTCCAAAACATATCGAGTGTTGGTATGGTTGAACCCGGCGTCGGTGAGCAGTGGACGAGAGATCTGGCTGCGGGGAAAACCATCACGCTCCACATGTCCGATCCTAGAGCTGGCCCGATCAATCTTGCGGAGACCCCAAACACGTGGAATGGAGGTGCTGTGAGCGACTTCAGTTCGTGGGGTCCTACCTACGACCTCGACTTCAAACCACAGTTCGGCGCGCCCGGAGAAAATATCCTCTCGACTTACCCCACTGCTCTGGGTTCCTATGCTAGTATGAGTGGAACTTCCATGTCCTGCCCAATGGCTGCCGGGATCTACGCTCTCCTCATCGAAGCCCGGGGCACATCCGACCCTTTGGTTCTACGAAACTTTCTTGCTGCTACATCGAAGCCGGCGCTGTTCAACAGGAACAAAATTCTTGGGTCTTCGTTGGCTCCAGTCGCGCAACAGGGGGCTGGTTTACTGCAAGCGTATGATGCCGCTTATGTAGTCACAGCTCTGAGCGAACCTAGTCTCGCTTTCAACGATACTGCTCGTCTTGTTGACAAACACTTTACCATTTCAAACACTGGACACAAAGCCATCACTTACCAGCTGGATGTGGTTAACGCAGCCACTGCATACACCTTTTCAACCACGACTAGTCCCGATCCATTCCCCAAAACCGCGAAAGTCGATGATGCTCATGCTACCGTGCATTTGAGCACATACAAGACCACCGTTCCTGCTGGTGGTAAATGTAGCGTTACTGTCAAAGTAACCCCCCCACTAGCCCACGCCGCGAATCTTCCAGTCTACGGTGGCTACATCCGCCTCAATGCTTCCAATGGTGAGAGGTTATCTTTACCTTATCAGGGCGTCGCAGCGGACATGAGTTCTCTCGTGGTGTTGAACAGCACAGTGTCCCTCAAGCGCTCTCTCCCGTCCAACGAGAACGTTCCCATCAGTCCGAATAACTCGACATTCGTGCTGACTCGACATGTTAATGATACCTCAAACGACAACGACGAGGCTCCCTTTTTGACCTACCAACTCAATTTTGGTTCCCCGCTTGTTCATGTTGAGATCATCTCTGTTGGCAACCACTCATGCAATCTCGGCGATGTAAAATATTATCCAATTGATCACTACGAACGTACAGAATCGACGCTCTTGTGGTTTGGACAACTCAAAGATAATTCTTCTGTACCGGCTGGGACTTACAAGATGCGTGTTCGCGCGATGCACCTGTTTACTACGCCTAAAGATAACAAGTATGATATTGTTGACACCGTACCTTTTACGATCAAGTATCGGTAG
- a CDS encoding TRF4, DNA polymerase sigma produces MGDSYRPRRHSRDRPLADRMTFTGGDGDSYRPGGSRNGNQSQFTFEHSHQAPRFPPDSSSDMRDSGPASSRRRGGRGGRGGASYRPDYTNGFRRGRGGFKKTAPHERALLTHRDAGTPERALGVADGSHRFNNPDDMSDDEEADMDVESDQDGESSEAREAKTARTQAKRADGDSVPKWSNPDPYTVLPPPDETTGKKRDVVKLIRKTRNADAEKAAGHNSVVANDDFISFDNDPEEDEPARGSLNEMTHLQNTVNGGQQPPTDPWAPRTRGNNKRKATSGGVVDDWLPLPNQTSTPWLSAEDVYVHLSGEPDKWLHNEILDFYDFVAPKAYEHDQRNRLVNRINSALGQRRFAHDNGRLLCFGSFPVGLYLPTADLDLVYVSDRHYRGGEPVIDVSDRKASKGILFKAARRLKDTDIPQGYAQVINAKVPIIKFQDKLTKLQVDISFENLSGVQAQATFVEWKAKYPDMIYMVALMKQFLVMRGLNEVHTGGIGGYSIICLIVSYLQLEKKPENLGECFLGFLKYYGNFDLARYRIQMNPPGLVEKTAYGIDGRPEKYDGLSIQDPNRPENNISGGSHRARVAFDAFKEAYLTLQDRIDATRSGQNIGPSILGCVLGGNYESYANQRYHLRALHQGQDPMEIDNIVYKATTMHLRRSGY; encoded by the exons ATGGGCGACTCGTATCGACCTCGACGACACAGTCGCGACCGTCCACTGGCGGATCGCATGACCTTCACCGGCGGAGATGGTGACAGCTATCGACCCGGCGGTTCGCGCAATGGCAATCAGTCTCAGTTTACATTTGAGCACAGTCATCAGGCCCCGCGCTTCCCCCCTGACTCGTCTTCTGACATGCGCGACTCTGGTCCTGCCTCGTCGAGAAGGCGCGGAGGCCGTGGTGGTCGTGGTGGGGCGTCCTATCGACCCGACTACACCAACGGCTTTCGTCGAGGTAGGGGTGGCTTCAAGAAGACTGCCCCTCACGAACGCGCTTTACTTACCCATCGCGACGCCGGCACCCCTGAGCGCGCCCTTGGTGTTGCTGACGGATCACACCGTTTCAACAACCCAGACGACATGTCTGACGACGAAGAAGCCGACATGGACGTCGAGAGCGACCAAGACGGCGAATCCAGTGAAGCGCGAGAGGCAAAGACTGCCCGCACCCAAGCCAAGCGTGCTGACGGTGACTCGGTTCCCAAATGGTCAAATCCTGATCCATACACTGTGTTGCCCCCTCCAGATGAAACCACGGGCAAGAAGCGCGATGTAGTGAAGCTTATCCGCAAAACCAGAAATGCAGATGCTGAGAAGGCAGCCGGTCACAACTCAGTTGTTGCCAACGATGATTTCATCTCATTCGACAACGATCCCGAGGAGGACGAACCTGCACGTGGCTCATTGAATGAGATGACACACCTTCAGAACACTGTCAATGGAGGACAACAACCGCCAACTGACCCCTGGGCCCCCCGTACCCGAGGTAATAATAAGCGTAAGGCCACATCAGGTGGCGTTGTTGATGACTGGCTACCGCTCCCCAATCAGACCTCGACGCCTTGGCTTTCCGCTGAAGATGTCTATGTTCATCTCTCTGGCGAGCCTGACAAGTG GCTTCATAACGAAATCCTTGACTTCTATGACTTCGTTGCGCCCAAGGCATACGAGCACGATCAACGCAACAGGCTAGTCAACCGCATCAACAGCGCATTGGGCCAACGCAGGTTCGCCCATGACAACGGACGTCTCCTCTGCTTTGGCTCCTTCCCAGTAGGACTCTACTTGCCTACGGCTGACCTGGATCTTGTCTACGTCTCTGATAGGCACTACAGGGGCGGCGAACCTGTCATCGATGTGTCCGATAGAAAAGCTAGCAAGGGCATACTCTTCAAAGCCGCCAGGAGGCTGAAAGACACCGACATTCCCCAGGGCTACGCCCAAGTCATCAACGCAAAGGTCCCTATCATCAAGTTCCAGGATAAGTTGACCAAACTTCAAGTCGACATTTCCTTTGAAAACCTGAGCGGAGTGCAGGCCCAAGCCACATTTGTCGAGTGGAAAGCCAAGTACCCCGACATGATATACATGGTCGCTCTCATGAAACAGTTTCTTGTCATGCGTGGACTGAATGAAGTTCACACGGGTGGGATTGGCGGCTACAGCATTATTTGTTTGATAGTCAGCTACCTTCAGCTTGAGAAGAAGCCGGAAAACCTTGGAGAGTGCTTCTTGGGATTCCTCAAGTATTACGGCAACTTTGACCTGGCTAGATATCGCATCCAGATGAATCCTCCTGGCCTTGTTGAAAAG ACCGCTTATGGCATCGATGGCCGCCCGGAAAAGTACGACGGCCTCTCCATCCAGGACCCGAACCGCCCAGAGAACAACATTTCCGGTGGATCACATCGAGCCCGGGTTGCATTCGATGCGTTCAAGGAAGCATACCTCACCCTGCAAGACCGCATTGATGCTACTCGCTCAGGCCAAAACATCGGCCCCAGTATCCTTGGATGTGTGTTGGGTGGCAACTACGAGTCTTACGCCAATCAACGATATCACCTCCGAGCCCTCCA CCAAGGCCAGGATCCCATGGAAATCGACAACATCGTCTACAAGGCGACGACCATGCATCTCAGGCGTAGTGGGTACTGA
- a CDS encoding peroxisomal membrane protein PEX31, whose translation MSTPSRNSHDASSPQSTGDPNPPTYATFSPANLGQSSPQTKLRSAILVHQKSPLLAATPPQVTRVLAYSHPFILPLNKFAGLVTWTTGDPWESFLLVASFWAIVMYGDAVTRYAGPIMVVSGLILGMYTRRYSPLSSTGWTGEKQKGHNRIESDTNSVHHKSLEEIVDSLKLFTSRCNILLDPFLRLTDFLSTQRTATSATTRPALTVLFIRILFVLPLWIALTLPPFYILTTKRVVLAVGTVILSWHSRPARITRTLLWRSKTVRRICAFITGLNFGEIVSIDRKGAPPLPPRKKSTQEVAASLAAKRQPESTGVRFTFSIYENQRRWLGIGWTSSMLAYERASWTDEHLNSVPPKEEFELPEIEGGQSRWRWVQGSEWKIDCGDKDTKGDKGASKEESGWIYYDNKWRDGRRGQDGWGRYTRRRKWYRDAELVEASPSTDITPIPTPKPTPIDNNTDPDLNHLTKLSSNLSVASSTDPTLVEGDGREYAASVASDNTDAASTKSKRNWFKRKRRTNSSSRSVSGATVVSDSGTTGTRRSEEDDVQSPLERIVREEEWRLGDDIRQHLDI comes from the exons ATGTCCACTCCATCGAGAAATAGCCACGATGCGTCGTCCCCGCAGTCCACCGGCGACCCGAATCCGCCTACCTATGCCACCTTCTCACCCGCCAACCTAGGCCAGTCATCACCACAGACCAAGTTGCGCTCGGCCATACTCGTCCACCAAAAGTCGCCTTTACTCGCCGCTACTCCGCCCCAAGTCACCCGCGTGCTCGCCTATTCGCACCCCTTCATACTACCATTGAACAAGTTCGCCGGCCTCGTGACATGGACAACGGGCGACCCCTGGGAGAGCTTTCTCCTGGTGGCGAGCTTTTGGGCCATTGTCATGTATGGCGACGCCGTGACGAGGTATGCTGGGCCTATCATGGTAGTATCGGGCTTGATACTGGGCATGTACACGCGCAGGTATTCACCACTGTCGTCGACTGGGTGGACGGGCGAGAAACAAAAGGGACACAATCGGATCGAGTCGGACACCAACAGTGTCCACCACAAGAGCTTAGAGGAGATTGTGGATAGCTTGAAACTCTTTACTTCGCGCTGCAATATCCTACTCGATCCATTCCTGCGCCTGACCGACTTCCTGTCTACCCAAAGGACTGCGACTTCAGCCACAACACGGCCAGCCCTCACTGTACTGTTCATTCGAATCCTCTTCGTCTTGCCTCTATGGATAGCTCTCACCCTCCCGCCCTTTTATATCTTGACCACGAAGCGAGTCGTGCTAGCCGTAGGCACAGTCATCCTAAGCTGGCACTCTCGACCAGCGCGCATTACCCGCACCTTACTATGGAGATCAAAGACCGTTCGACGTATCTGCGCCTTCATCACGGGTTTGAACTTTGGTGAAATCGTGTCCATAGATCGAAAGGGAGCACCTCCGCTTCCACCTCGCAAGAAGAGTACACAGGAAGTTGCAGCCTCGCTCGCGGCTAAGCGCCAACCCGAGTCGACAGGAGTACGCTTTACCTTTTCCATCTACGAGAACCAGCGAAGATGGCTCGGCATCGGATGGACGTCGTCTATGCTTGCTTACGAGCGAGCATCTTGGACTGATGAGCATCTAAATTCCGTCCCACCCAAGGAGGAATTTGAGTTGCCTGAAATTGAGGGTGGACAATCGCGTTGGCGATGGGTGCAGGGCAGCGAGTGGAAGATTGATTGCGGAGACAAGGACACCAAGGGCGACAAGGGCGCTTCGAAAGAAGAATCGGGGTGGATATACTATGACAACAAG TGGAGAGACGGTCGTAGAGGCCAAGACGGCTGGGGCCGTTATACCCGTCGCCGGAAATGGTACCGCGATGCCGAACTCGTCGAAGCAAGTCCCTCAACAGACATCACTCCCATTCCTACCCCTAAGCCCACACCCATCGACAACAACACAGACCCCGACCTCAACCACCTCACCAAGCTCTCGTCTAACCTAAGCGTCGCATCTAGCACTGATCCCACGCTTGTCGAAGGCGATGGCCGCGAATACGCTGCGTCTGTAGCATCGGATAATACCGATGCGGCCAGCACAAAGAGCAAGCGTAATTGGTTCAAAAGGAAGAGGAGAACAAATAGTAGTAGCAGGAGTGTGAGCGGCGCGACTGTTGTTAGTGATAGCGGAACGACTGGGACGAGAAGGAGTGAGGAGGATGATGTACAGAGCCCGTTGGAGCGGATTGTTCGCGAAGAGGAGTGGAGGTTAGGCGATGATATCCGGCAACATCTTGATATTTGA
- a CDS encoding Pam16 domain containing protein codes for MAHRIITQVVFSGARIIGRAVSESYRQAAASQKYAAASQNGGGGGSAFSSSNITMDEACQILNVGPGKMGTIELDVVTERFKRLFDLNDPKKGGSFYLQSKILRARERIEREVQGHQRVAERERELREGFKPKLTKED; via the exons ATG GCCCATCGCATAATAACCCAAGTCGTCTTCTCCGGTGCCCGCATAATAGGACGTGCCGTTTCCGAGTCATACCGTCAGGCCGCTGCCTCACAGAAATATGCTGCTGCCAGTCAGAATGGTGGAGGTGGCGGTAGCGCATTCTCCTCGTCAAACATCACCATGGACGAAGCCTGCCAAATCCTCAATGTTGGGCCCGGCAAGATGGGAACCATTGAGCTAGACGTTGTCACAGAGCGATTCAAGAGGCTGTTCGATCTGAACGACCCAAAGAAGGGGGGCAGTTTCTACCTACAGAGCAAAATATTACGAGCAAGGGAAAGGATTGAGAGGGAGGTACAAGGACATCAAAGAGTGGCCGAGAGGGAAAGGGAACTGAGGGAGGGGTTCAAGCCGAAACTCACAAAAGAGGATTGA
- a CDS encoding GatA, Asp-tRNAAsn-Glu-tRNAGln amidotransferase A subunit and related amidase has product MLNDFTSPYDATVVRLLKEAGVVIVGKTNMDEFGMGSHSTNSHFGPVKMVKPSGEEFSAGGSSGGSAVAVASDQVWAALGTDTGGSVRLPAAYTGVFGFKPSYGLLSRWGVIAYANSLDTVGIIGQNTVAVKHIFSALNVEDVNDPTSLPTALRINKRIRGMAASLRIGVPLDYNIDTLQPEVKELWLRTLRGMWKYGHTLHPIRLPTTQQALSAYYVLAPAEASSNLAKYDGVRFGSRAAGTDGTSDSVLFAKTRGQGFGPEVQRRILLGTFSLSAQAIDNYFIQAQKVRRLVQQDFNRVFRTQNPLFDTQDDWDESDKVDVIICPTAPSTAPPLSEAETQDPIQSYTNDVFTVPASLAGLPAMTVPIQDKDGKEDPIGLQIIGQYGDDEQVFRAADTIDRVKQYYMQKESPATSPATSVFSNLASYFRG; this is encoded by the exons ATGCTGAATGACTTTACTAGCCCGTACGATGCAACGGTAGTCAGGCTGCTCAAAGAGGCAGGTGTAGTGATTGTGGGCAAGACCAATATGGACGAGTTCGGCATGGGGTCGCACTCGACAAACTCGCATTTTGGCCCGGTGAAGATGGTCAAGCCGTCGGGCGAAGAATTTAGCGCAGGAGGGAGTTCAGGCGGAAGTGCAGTGGCCGTTGCAAGTGACCAGGTTTGGGC AGCGCTGGGCACCGATACTGGAGGCTCCGTAAGACTCCCTGCTGCATACACGGGCGTATTTGGATTCAAGCCGAGTTACGGGCTACTTTCCAGATGGGGCGTCATTGCTTATGCAAACTCCCTTGATACTGTCGGCATCATTGGGCAGAATACTGTAGCTGTGAAGCACATATTCA GTGCCCTTAATGTCGAGGATGTGAATGACCCAACTTCCTTGCCCACCGCATTGCGCATTAACAAGCGGATACGGGGAATGGCTGCGAGTCTCAGGATCGGAGTCCCTCTTGACTACAACATCGATACCCTACAGCCCGAAGTAAAAGAACTTTGGCTTCGTACCCTGAGGGGAATGTGGAAGTACGGTCATACACTACATCCCATCCGACTACCGACGACACAACAAGCTCTATCGGCCTATTATGTACTGGCGCCAGCCGAAGCCTCGAGCAATCTCGCAAAGTACGACGGCGTCCGTTTCGGCAGCAGAGCAGCAGGCACCGACGGGACGAGTGACAGTGTCCTTTTTGCCAAAACCCGCGGCCAGGGTTTTGGCCCAGAAGTCCAGCGCCGCATTCTTCTCGGCACGTTTTCGCTGAGTGCCCAAGCAATCGACAACTACTTCATCCAAGCACAAAAGGTCCGCAGGCTGGTGCAGCAGGACTTTAACCGCGTCTTTAGGACGCAAAACCCTCTCTTCGACACGCAGGATGATTGGGATGAGAGTGACAAAGTCGATGTCATCATATGCCCCACAGCACCCTCTACGGCACCACCGCTATCAGAGGCTGAAACTCAAGACCCCATACAATCGTATACCAATGATGTCTTCACCGTTCCAGCAAGTCTTGCAGGACTCCCCGCCATGACTGTACCGATACAAGATAAAGACGGAAAGGAAGACCCAATTGGTTTACAAATCATTGGCCAGTATGGAGACGACGAGCAAGTTTTCCGCGCTGCGGATACCATTGATCGAGTCAAGCAGTATTATATGCAAAAGGAGTCACCTGCTACTTCACCCGCTACATCAGTCTTCTCAAACTTAGCCAGCTATTTCAGAGGCTGA